One Catenulispora sp. MAP5-51 DNA segment encodes these proteins:
- a CDS encoding AAA family ATPase: MLTTKADEYFGPLRGRARPRHTGAAHARTASPLEPDEALALFQNLLAAGTLAGPGQLAVVSGGIASGKTQLMHAFGQAAAGAGVLTLSATGAADEQHDFGVVEQLLAGSAQSAEAAHRIAPAPGHADVRLREDWQAGMRSWADDAAAVRGIRQILLDLATERPVVILVDDLNYADILSLQILLQLQRRIRSTRLLMVLSQPDRPTDHPLPHWVRTGLLPQHHIRLTPMTEHSIRNRVHAALGEAGEVVATDIAFPSDLLADPEETGTWFETDCVEEPKPDGQSACDLAALIHRLSGGNPLLVQALIDDCAEGGAERVPGAGYTHAVSTLLSRRDPLLSKAAGTLAVLDGDGAADTVAEIAELERPVAVTALSVLTAAGLLADGAFRHPAAAQAALACLTPAVLSDLHIRAAELKYRRAAPVGEIARHLVASADAPPGWAYPVLCAAADHAMLGDEPIFAQRCLELALDLASGPEQRRAVLGLLAGGMFRVNPLITQSYLAALRQEIREESAEHPATAAPSRGGTGSLSARQAESTVLARMALWNGDEAGFSQALDSLRSGPDPLDPQSEAVLMLAHQWCFGPPRSQLTEDAEPADVDPWIGTARSLASIWAHGGGTQASASAEQILWNCRLSDTTFEALLTAITALAYGGKTDLAEQWCAELSSKAAARGAVTWQAMIDGVWSGISLRRGDIPTAIALGESSLKMLSWGVPVGYPLTTLISAYTATRDFDRVEETLRHPVPDTVFNTVCGLRYLRARARYHLAADRPLAAITDIHECRRMMVRRDLDLPVLVPWRSDLAEAYLKMGNTTFALGLARQQLELSPESDCYSRGEALLVLAQATATENREERGRQAVASLEAAGDRLALARALKLLGLPGPQPTTIGTTTVNLEEARSRLRAPAPSVGIAGDVEREPTDSTALSEAELRVARLAVMGRTNRQIGNALFITVSTVEQHLTRIYKKLGIRGRSDLPATLSSI, encoded by the coding sequence ATGCTGACGACGAAAGCGGATGAGTATTTCGGACCCCTACGGGGGCGCGCACGCCCCCGGCACACTGGAGCGGCGCACGCCCGGACCGCCTCGCCGCTGGAACCGGACGAGGCGCTGGCGCTGTTCCAGAACCTGCTGGCGGCCGGCACCCTGGCCGGTCCCGGGCAGCTGGCGGTGGTCAGCGGCGGCATCGCCAGCGGCAAGACCCAGTTGATGCACGCCTTCGGCCAGGCCGCGGCCGGCGCCGGCGTCCTGACGCTGAGCGCCACCGGCGCGGCCGACGAACAGCACGACTTCGGCGTGGTCGAGCAGCTGCTGGCCGGCTCGGCCCAGTCCGCCGAGGCCGCGCACCGGATCGCGCCGGCCCCGGGCCACGCGGACGTGCGGCTGCGCGAGGACTGGCAGGCCGGCATGCGCAGCTGGGCCGACGACGCGGCCGCGGTGCGCGGCATCCGCCAGATCCTGCTGGACCTGGCCACCGAGCGTCCGGTCGTCATCCTGGTCGACGACCTGAACTACGCGGACATCCTCTCCTTGCAGATCCTGTTGCAGCTCCAGCGGCGGATCAGGTCCACCAGGCTCCTGATGGTGCTCAGCCAGCCCGACCGGCCGACCGACCACCCCCTGCCGCACTGGGTGCGCACCGGGCTGCTCCCGCAGCACCACATCCGGCTGACGCCGATGACCGAGCACTCGATCCGCAACCGCGTCCACGCCGCGCTCGGCGAGGCCGGCGAGGTGGTGGCCACCGACATCGCCTTCCCCTCGGACCTGCTGGCCGACCCGGAGGAGACCGGGACCTGGTTCGAGACCGACTGTGTGGAGGAGCCCAAGCCGGATGGCCAGTCCGCCTGCGACCTCGCCGCCTTGATCCACCGGCTCAGCGGCGGCAACCCGCTGCTCGTCCAGGCCCTGATCGACGACTGCGCCGAGGGCGGCGCGGAGCGGGTCCCCGGCGCCGGCTACACCCACGCCGTGTCCACGCTGCTCAGCCGGCGCGACCCGCTGCTGTCGAAGGCGGCCGGCACGCTGGCCGTCCTGGACGGCGACGGCGCGGCGGACACCGTGGCCGAGATCGCCGAGCTCGAACGCCCGGTCGCGGTCACGGCCCTGTCCGTGCTGACCGCGGCCGGCCTGCTCGCCGACGGCGCCTTCCGCCACCCGGCCGCGGCCCAGGCGGCCCTGGCCTGCCTGACCCCGGCGGTCCTGTCCGACCTGCACATCCGCGCCGCCGAGCTGAAGTACCGGCGGGCCGCCCCGGTCGGCGAGATCGCCCGGCACCTGGTCGCCTCCGCCGACGCACCACCCGGCTGGGCGTACCCGGTCCTGTGCGCGGCCGCCGACCACGCCATGCTCGGCGACGAGCCGATCTTCGCGCAGCGCTGCCTGGAACTGGCGCTGGACCTGGCCTCCGGCCCCGAACAGCGCCGCGCCGTCCTGGGCCTGCTGGCCGGCGGCATGTTCCGGGTCAACCCCCTGATCACGCAGTCCTATCTCGCGGCGCTGCGCCAGGAGATCCGCGAGGAGTCCGCCGAGCACCCGGCCACCGCGGCCCCCTCCCGGGGCGGCACGGGCTCGCTGAGCGCCCGCCAGGCCGAGTCGACGGTCCTGGCCCGCATGGCGCTGTGGAACGGCGACGAGGCGGGCTTCTCCCAGGCTCTGGACTCCCTGCGCAGCGGCCCCGATCCGCTGGACCCGCAGTCCGAGGCGGTGCTGATGCTGGCGCACCAGTGGTGCTTCGGCCCGCCGCGCTCGCAGCTGACCGAGGACGCCGAACCGGCCGACGTCGACCCCTGGATCGGCACGGCCCGCAGCCTGGCCAGCATCTGGGCGCACGGCGGCGGCACCCAGGCCAGCGCCAGTGCCGAGCAGATCCTGTGGAACTGCCGGCTGTCGGACACCACCTTCGAGGCCCTGCTCACCGCCATCACCGCGCTGGCCTACGGCGGCAAGACCGACCTGGCCGAGCAGTGGTGCGCCGAGCTGAGCAGCAAGGCCGCCGCCCGCGGCGCGGTGACCTGGCAGGCGATGATCGACGGCGTCTGGTCCGGGATCAGCTTGCGCCGCGGCGACATCCCCACCGCGATAGCGCTGGGCGAGTCTTCCCTCAAAATGTTGAGCTGGGGCGTCCCGGTCGGCTATCCGCTGACGACGTTGATCAGCGCCTACACGGCGACCCGCGACTTCGACCGCGTGGAGGAGACCCTCCGCCACCCGGTCCCGGACACCGTCTTCAACACCGTCTGCGGCCTGCGCTACCTCCGGGCCCGCGCGCGCTACCACCTCGCTGCCGACCGCCCCCTGGCAGCGATCACCGACATCCACGAATGCCGCCGCATGATGGTCCGCCGCGACCTGGACCTCCCGGTCCTGGTCCCCTGGCGCAGCGACCTGGCCGAGGCCTACCTGAAGATGGGCAACACCACCTTCGCCCTGGGCCTGGCCCGCCAACAGCTCGAACTGTCCCCGGAATCGGACTGCTACTCCCGGGGCGAGGCCCTGCTGGTCCTGGCCCAGGCCACCGCCACCGAGAACCGGGAGGAACGCGGCCGCCAGGCGGTGGCGTCCCTGGAGGCGGCCGGCGACCGCCTGGCCCTGGCCCGCGCGCTGAAACTGCTGGGCCTGCCCGGCCCCCAGCCGACCACCATCGGCACCACCACGGTGAACCTCGAAGAGGCCCGCAGCCGCCTGCGGGCCCCGGCCCCGTCGGTGGGCATCGCAGGGGACGTGGAACGCGAACCCACGGACTCCACCGCGCTGAGCGAGGCCGAACTGCGCGTGGCACGCCTGGCCGTGATGGGCCGGACCAACCGCCAGATCGGCAACGCGCTGTTCATCACGGTGAGCACCGTCGAGCAACACCTGACCAGGATCTACAAGAAGCTCGGAATACGAGGCCGCAGTGATCTGCCCGCAACCCTGTCGTCCATCTGA